A genomic segment from Gossypium hirsutum isolate 1008001.06 chromosome D04, Gossypium_hirsutum_v2.1, whole genome shotgun sequence encodes:
- the LOC107898719 gene encoding uncharacterized protein isoform X2: protein MVATMITSLPRFCFSASIKTFAKRAPPFLYNRPNTLLLKFPNTCTTLPSLTPLKLLPFGFFNAGKDNPDFQQKEETELGWPILKRWEVPWEWQTVSLTSLACGLSFILTGLIETAAIPYLGLNIEELSLDQKAEILFVDQSITTIVVLGVLSGVANTFQPLPEDLFRYAIGLVGALIAIALTGAAMSLFRGEDSQRETDALVRLLPLIGSSSISTACLVGITGVLAPVLEETVFRGFFMTSLTKWVPTPVSIIISAAVFALAHLTPGEFPQLFVLGTALGFSYAQTRNLVTPITIHAFWNSGVILLLTFLQLQGYDIKELLQAN, encoded by the exons ATGGTTGCGACAATGATTACAAGCTTACCTCGGTTTTGCTTCTCTGCTTCGATCAAAACCTTCGCCAAGCGAGCTCCCCCCTTTCTTTATAACAGGCCAAACACTCTTTTATTAAAGTTCCCAAACACTTGTACCACCTTACCTTCTCTTACTCCCTTAAAACTGCTTCCTTTTGGCTTCTTCAATGCTGGAAAAGACAATCCCGATTTCCAGcaaaag GAAGAGACTGAATTGGGGTGGCCAATACTCAAGCGATGGGAGGTTCCATGGGAGTGGCAAACAGTTTCATTAACTTCACTTGCATGTGGATTAAG TTTTATTTTGACAGGATTAATAGAGACAGCAGCTATACCTTATCTAGGACTTAATATTGAAGAACTAAGTTTGGACCAGAAGGCTGAGATACTGTTTGTGGATCAAAG CATTACAACTATAGTGGTACTTGGAGTTCTTTCTGGTGTAGCCAACACTTTTCAACCCCTTCCTGAAGATCTATTTCGCTATG CAATTGGTCTTGTTGGTGCTCTTATTGCTATTGCTTTAACAGGGGCTGCCATGTCCTTGTTTCGTGGTGAGGACTCTCAAAGAGAG aCTGATGCTCTGGTCCGCTTGCTTCCATTGATTGGATCCTCAAGTATCAG CACTGCTTGCTTGGTGGGCATCACAGGTGTTCTGGCACCAGTTCTTGAGGAGACGGTATTTCGAGGCTTTTTTATGACATCCCTGACAAAATG GGTGCCTACACCAGTTTCTATAATTATTAGTGCTGCTGTATTTGCACTTGCACATCTCACTCCCGGAGAGTTTCCTCAGCTATTTGTACTAG GGACTGCTTTGGGGTTTTCATATGCTCAAACTCGCAATCTGGTGACTCCTATCACAATACATGCTTTCTGGAACTCAGGAGTGATTTTGCTTCTTACATTTCTTCAg TTGCAAGGGTATGATATCAAGGAATTGTTGCAGGCGAACTGA
- the LOC107898719 gene encoding uncharacterized protein isoform X1, with product MVATMITSLPRFCFSASIKTFAKRAPPFLYNRPNTLLLKFPNTCTTLPSLTPLKLLPFGFFNAGKDNPDFQQKEETELGWPILKRWEVPWEWQTVSLTSLACGLSFILTGLIETAAIPYLGLNIEELSLDQKAEILFVDQSITTIVVLGVLSGVANTFQPLPEDLFRYDFKEPFNLKKGWLLWAAIGLVGALIAIALTGAAMSLFRGEDSQRETDALVRLLPLIGSSSISTACLVGITGVLAPVLEETVFRGFFMTSLTKWVPTPVSIIISAAVFALAHLTPGEFPQLFVLGTALGFSYAQTRNLVTPITIHAFWNSGVILLLTFLQLQGYDIKELLQAN from the exons ATGGTTGCGACAATGATTACAAGCTTACCTCGGTTTTGCTTCTCTGCTTCGATCAAAACCTTCGCCAAGCGAGCTCCCCCCTTTCTTTATAACAGGCCAAACACTCTTTTATTAAAGTTCCCAAACACTTGTACCACCTTACCTTCTCTTACTCCCTTAAAACTGCTTCCTTTTGGCTTCTTCAATGCTGGAAAAGACAATCCCGATTTCCAGcaaaag GAAGAGACTGAATTGGGGTGGCCAATACTCAAGCGATGGGAGGTTCCATGGGAGTGGCAAACAGTTTCATTAACTTCACTTGCATGTGGATTAAG TTTTATTTTGACAGGATTAATAGAGACAGCAGCTATACCTTATCTAGGACTTAATATTGAAGAACTAAGTTTGGACCAGAAGGCTGAGATACTGTTTGTGGATCAAAG CATTACAACTATAGTGGTACTTGGAGTTCTTTCTGGTGTAGCCAACACTTTTCAACCCCTTCCTGAAGATCTATTTCGCTATG ATTTTAAGGAACCTTTCAACCTAAAGAAAGGATGGCTTTTGTGGGCAGCAATTGGTCTTGTTGGTGCTCTTATTGCTATTGCTTTAACAGGGGCTGCCATGTCCTTGTTTCGTGGTGAGGACTCTCAAAGAGAG aCTGATGCTCTGGTCCGCTTGCTTCCATTGATTGGATCCTCAAGTATCAG CACTGCTTGCTTGGTGGGCATCACAGGTGTTCTGGCACCAGTTCTTGAGGAGACGGTATTTCGAGGCTTTTTTATGACATCCCTGACAAAATG GGTGCCTACACCAGTTTCTATAATTATTAGTGCTGCTGTATTTGCACTTGCACATCTCACTCCCGGAGAGTTTCCTCAGCTATTTGTACTAG GGACTGCTTTGGGGTTTTCATATGCTCAAACTCGCAATCTGGTGACTCCTATCACAATACATGCTTTCTGGAACTCAGGAGTGATTTTGCTTCTTACATTTCTTCAg TTGCAAGGGTATGATATCAAGGAATTGTTGCAGGCGAACTGA